Proteins from a single region of Harmonia axyridis chromosome 4, icHarAxyr1.1, whole genome shotgun sequence:
- the LOC123678777 gene encoding carcinine transporter isoform X1 gives MEGAEEKQNYTQDIDLDDILPKIGEFGRYQKLMLWLVCLPACFPCGFCAFNQLFMTDTPPHWCWIPELHNLTIDQRKLLSIPNENGSKFSKCTQYDLNWTEVLKNEGLTKTEETKKTIHCQNGWEFDMSEIQSTIVKDFELVCNKDIYPTLGLVALNFGGPIGVYVFGMLNDSIGRKKSFFTCLTTLISGSLLTGFSENFFMWIFSRFIVGLTIPAIYQIPFIISLELVGPSYRAFVTVLTCMFYTIGLCMLAVVAYLIRDWRHLTLATSVPFILYYFYWFVLPESPRWLLAKGRFDEALKILEDLAKTNGKELPPSVIQSLKRSRSKSEKDELMKSPGLRGLCGTPNMRLKTFLITLNWFANEMVYVGLSYYGPSLGSDEYFSFLLSSAVEIPSYLMCWLIMDKWGRRWPLCLCMVISGVSCIATVLLPQDAVITTLVLFLISKSAISASFLIIYPFAGELYPTQLRGIGIGFSAYVGGLGLIIIPFITYLGSEMLILPLIIMGSISVIGGISGLRLPETLHHRLPQTVEEGEEFGKDFSTEDCLRCIPIRPDVSRVASYENLELQQLEPQEDTPLDLPRQRRVSSIRKLVKQQSIMDTPKDEHGNMKITYWV, from the exons ATGGAAGGTGcagaagaaaaacaaaattac ACACAAGATATTGATCTGGACGATATTTTACCAAAAATTGGCGAATTCGGTCGTTATCAAAAATTGATGTTATGGCTAGTTTGTCTGCCAGCATGTTTCCCCTGTGGATTTTGTGCCTTCAATCAGCTTTTCATGACAGATACACCGCCCCACTGGTGTTGGATTCCAGAATTACACAATTTAACAATAGACCAAAGAAAATTGCTGTCTATTCCCAATGAGAATGGTTCAAAATTCTCCAAATGTACCCAATATGATTTGAATTGGACTGAGGTGCTAAAAAACGAAGGATTGACAAAAACTGAAGAAACTAAAAAGACAATACACTGCCAGAATGGATGGGAATTCGATATGAGTGAGATACAATCTACAATTGTTAAGGAT TTTGAACTAGTATGCAACAAAGACATCTATCCAACACTAGGTCTGGTAGCTCTTAATTTTGGAGGACCAATTGGAGTGTACGTTTTTGGGATGCTCAATGACAGTATAGGAcgcaaaaaatcatttttcacatGCTTGACAACTCTGATAAGTGGAAGTTTGCTGACGGGATTTTCAGAAAACTTCTTTATGTGGATTTTCAGTAGATTCATCGTTGGCCTTACTATTCCTGCCATATATCAGATACCATTCATTATAT CTTTGGAACTAGTGGGTCCTAGCTACAGAGCATTTGTAACAGTATTAACCTGTATGTTCTACACCATAGGTCTCTGTATGCTAGCAGTTGTGGCTTACCTCATAAGAGACTGGCGTCACCTTACTCTAGCAACTTCAGTACCATTCATCCTCTACTATTTCTATTGGTTCGTCCTTCCCGAAAGTCCAAGATGGTTGTTAGCTAAAGGCAGATTCGACGAGGCTCTGAAAATCTTAGAAGATTTAGCTAAAACAAACGGTAAAGAGTTACCTCCAAGTGTCATCCAGAGTTTGAAGAGATCTAGAAGTAAAAGCGAAAAAGATGAATTGATGAAAAGTCCTGGATTGAGAGGCTTATGTGGTACTCCAAATATGAGACTGAAAACCTTCCTTATTACACTCAATTGGTTTGCGAATGAGATGGTTTATGTAGGCTTGAGTTACTATGGACCATCTTTGGGTAGCGATGAGTATTTTAGTTTCTTACTTTCATCGGCTGTTGAAATTCCTAGCTATCTTATGTGCTGGCTCATTATGGATAAGTGGGGAAGGAGATGGCCTCTTTGCTTATGTATGGTTATAAGTGGTGTTAGCTGTATAGCTACCGTTTTGTTACCTCAAG ATGCTGTTATTACCACGTTGGTGTTGTTTTTGATCTCTAAAAGTGCGATATCCGCTTCATTTTTGATCATTTACCCATTTGCTGGGGAATTATACCCTACACAACTAAGAGGAATCGGAATTGGATTTTCAGCTTACGTAGGTGGCTTAGGATTGATTATTATTCCGTTTATTACCTACTtg GGCTCTGAGATGCTTATTCTTCCGCTAATAATAATGGGATCCATTTCTGTTATTGGTGGGATATCTGGACTGAGATTACCTGAAACTCTGCATCACCGTCTACCACAAACTGTTGAAGAAGGAGAAGAGTTTGGTAAAGATTTCAGCACGGAAGACTGCTTGAGATGCATTCCCATCAG ACCAGATGTGTCACGTGTGGCATCATATGAAAATTTGGAACTACAGCAACTGGAACCACAAGAAGACACTCCTTTAGATTTACCCAGGCAAAGGAGAGTTTCATCTATAAGGAAACTTGTGAAACAGCAAAGTATTATGGATACGCCGAAAGATGAGCATGGAAACATGAAAATAACGTATTGGGTTTAG
- the LOC123678777 gene encoding carcinine transporter isoform X2: MCKKSDKHTQDIDLDDILPKIGEFGRYQKLMLWLVCLPACFPCGFCAFNQLFMTDTPPHWCWIPELHNLTIDQRKLLSIPNENGSKFSKCTQYDLNWTEVLKNEGLTKTEETKKTIHCQNGWEFDMSEIQSTIVKDFELVCNKDIYPTLGLVALNFGGPIGVYVFGMLNDSIGRKKSFFTCLTTLISGSLLTGFSENFFMWIFSRFIVGLTIPAIYQIPFIISLELVGPSYRAFVTVLTCMFYTIGLCMLAVVAYLIRDWRHLTLATSVPFILYYFYWFVLPESPRWLLAKGRFDEALKILEDLAKTNGKELPPSVIQSLKRSRSKSEKDELMKSPGLRGLCGTPNMRLKTFLITLNWFANEMVYVGLSYYGPSLGSDEYFSFLLSSAVEIPSYLMCWLIMDKWGRRWPLCLCMVISGVSCIATVLLPQDAVITTLVLFLISKSAISASFLIIYPFAGELYPTQLRGIGIGFSAYVGGLGLIIIPFITYLGSEMLILPLIIMGSISVIGGISGLRLPETLHHRLPQTVEEGEEFGKDFSTEDCLRCIPIRPDVSRVASYENLELQQLEPQEDTPLDLPRQRRVSSIRKLVKQQSIMDTPKDEHGNMKITYWV; this comes from the exons ATGTGTAAAAAAAGTGATAAACAT ACACAAGATATTGATCTGGACGATATTTTACCAAAAATTGGCGAATTCGGTCGTTATCAAAAATTGATGTTATGGCTAGTTTGTCTGCCAGCATGTTTCCCCTGTGGATTTTGTGCCTTCAATCAGCTTTTCATGACAGATACACCGCCCCACTGGTGTTGGATTCCAGAATTACACAATTTAACAATAGACCAAAGAAAATTGCTGTCTATTCCCAATGAGAATGGTTCAAAATTCTCCAAATGTACCCAATATGATTTGAATTGGACTGAGGTGCTAAAAAACGAAGGATTGACAAAAACTGAAGAAACTAAAAAGACAATACACTGCCAGAATGGATGGGAATTCGATATGAGTGAGATACAATCTACAATTGTTAAGGAT TTTGAACTAGTATGCAACAAAGACATCTATCCAACACTAGGTCTGGTAGCTCTTAATTTTGGAGGACCAATTGGAGTGTACGTTTTTGGGATGCTCAATGACAGTATAGGAcgcaaaaaatcatttttcacatGCTTGACAACTCTGATAAGTGGAAGTTTGCTGACGGGATTTTCAGAAAACTTCTTTATGTGGATTTTCAGTAGATTCATCGTTGGCCTTACTATTCCTGCCATATATCAGATACCATTCATTATAT CTTTGGAACTAGTGGGTCCTAGCTACAGAGCATTTGTAACAGTATTAACCTGTATGTTCTACACCATAGGTCTCTGTATGCTAGCAGTTGTGGCTTACCTCATAAGAGACTGGCGTCACCTTACTCTAGCAACTTCAGTACCATTCATCCTCTACTATTTCTATTGGTTCGTCCTTCCCGAAAGTCCAAGATGGTTGTTAGCTAAAGGCAGATTCGACGAGGCTCTGAAAATCTTAGAAGATTTAGCTAAAACAAACGGTAAAGAGTTACCTCCAAGTGTCATCCAGAGTTTGAAGAGATCTAGAAGTAAAAGCGAAAAAGATGAATTGATGAAAAGTCCTGGATTGAGAGGCTTATGTGGTACTCCAAATATGAGACTGAAAACCTTCCTTATTACACTCAATTGGTTTGCGAATGAGATGGTTTATGTAGGCTTGAGTTACTATGGACCATCTTTGGGTAGCGATGAGTATTTTAGTTTCTTACTTTCATCGGCTGTTGAAATTCCTAGCTATCTTATGTGCTGGCTCATTATGGATAAGTGGGGAAGGAGATGGCCTCTTTGCTTATGTATGGTTATAAGTGGTGTTAGCTGTATAGCTACCGTTTTGTTACCTCAAG ATGCTGTTATTACCACGTTGGTGTTGTTTTTGATCTCTAAAAGTGCGATATCCGCTTCATTTTTGATCATTTACCCATTTGCTGGGGAATTATACCCTACACAACTAAGAGGAATCGGAATTGGATTTTCAGCTTACGTAGGTGGCTTAGGATTGATTATTATTCCGTTTATTACCTACTtg GGCTCTGAGATGCTTATTCTTCCGCTAATAATAATGGGATCCATTTCTGTTATTGGTGGGATATCTGGACTGAGATTACCTGAAACTCTGCATCACCGTCTACCACAAACTGTTGAAGAAGGAGAAGAGTTTGGTAAAGATTTCAGCACGGAAGACTGCTTGAGATGCATTCCCATCAG ACCAGATGTGTCACGTGTGGCATCATATGAAAATTTGGAACTACAGCAACTGGAACCACAAGAAGACACTCCTTTAGATTTACCCAGGCAAAGGAGAGTTTCATCTATAAGGAAACTTGTGAAACAGCAAAGTATTATGGATACGCCGAAAGATGAGCATGGAAACATGAAAATAACGTATTGGGTTTAG
- the LOC123678777 gene encoding carcinine transporter isoform X3: protein MEGAEEKQNYTQDIDLDDILPKIGEFGRYQKLMLWLVCLPACFPCGFCAFNQLFMTDTPPHWCWIPELHNLTIDQRKLLSIPNENGSKFSKCTQYDLNWTEVLKNEGLTKTEETKKTIHCQNGWEFDMSEIQSTIVKDFELVCNKDIYPTLGLVALNFGGPIGVYVFGMLNDSIGRKKSFFTCLTTLISGSLLTGFSENFFMWIFSRFIVGLTIPAIYQIPFIISLELVGPSYRAFVTVLTCMFYTIGLCMLAVVAYLIRDWRHLTLATSVPFILYYFYWFVLPESPRWLLAKGRFDEALKILEDLAKTNGKELPPSVIQSLKRSRSKSEKDELMKSPGLRGLCGTPNMRLKTFLITLNWFANEMVYVGLSYYGPSLGSDEYFSFLLSSAVEIPSYLMCWLIMDKWGRRWPLCLCMVISGVSCIATVLLPQDAVITTLVLFLISKSAISASFLIIYPFAGELYPTQLRGIGIGFSAYVGGLGLIIIPFITYLFLGL, encoded by the exons ATGGAAGGTGcagaagaaaaacaaaattac ACACAAGATATTGATCTGGACGATATTTTACCAAAAATTGGCGAATTCGGTCGTTATCAAAAATTGATGTTATGGCTAGTTTGTCTGCCAGCATGTTTCCCCTGTGGATTTTGTGCCTTCAATCAGCTTTTCATGACAGATACACCGCCCCACTGGTGTTGGATTCCAGAATTACACAATTTAACAATAGACCAAAGAAAATTGCTGTCTATTCCCAATGAGAATGGTTCAAAATTCTCCAAATGTACCCAATATGATTTGAATTGGACTGAGGTGCTAAAAAACGAAGGATTGACAAAAACTGAAGAAACTAAAAAGACAATACACTGCCAGAATGGATGGGAATTCGATATGAGTGAGATACAATCTACAATTGTTAAGGAT TTTGAACTAGTATGCAACAAAGACATCTATCCAACACTAGGTCTGGTAGCTCTTAATTTTGGAGGACCAATTGGAGTGTACGTTTTTGGGATGCTCAATGACAGTATAGGAcgcaaaaaatcatttttcacatGCTTGACAACTCTGATAAGTGGAAGTTTGCTGACGGGATTTTCAGAAAACTTCTTTATGTGGATTTTCAGTAGATTCATCGTTGGCCTTACTATTCCTGCCATATATCAGATACCATTCATTATAT CTTTGGAACTAGTGGGTCCTAGCTACAGAGCATTTGTAACAGTATTAACCTGTATGTTCTACACCATAGGTCTCTGTATGCTAGCAGTTGTGGCTTACCTCATAAGAGACTGGCGTCACCTTACTCTAGCAACTTCAGTACCATTCATCCTCTACTATTTCTATTGGTTCGTCCTTCCCGAAAGTCCAAGATGGTTGTTAGCTAAAGGCAGATTCGACGAGGCTCTGAAAATCTTAGAAGATTTAGCTAAAACAAACGGTAAAGAGTTACCTCCAAGTGTCATCCAGAGTTTGAAGAGATCTAGAAGTAAAAGCGAAAAAGATGAATTGATGAAAAGTCCTGGATTGAGAGGCTTATGTGGTACTCCAAATATGAGACTGAAAACCTTCCTTATTACACTCAATTGGTTTGCGAATGAGATGGTTTATGTAGGCTTGAGTTACTATGGACCATCTTTGGGTAGCGATGAGTATTTTAGTTTCTTACTTTCATCGGCTGTTGAAATTCCTAGCTATCTTATGTGCTGGCTCATTATGGATAAGTGGGGAAGGAGATGGCCTCTTTGCTTATGTATGGTTATAAGTGGTGTTAGCTGTATAGCTACCGTTTTGTTACCTCAAG ATGCTGTTATTACCACGTTGGTGTTGTTTTTGATCTCTAAAAGTGCGATATCCGCTTCATTTTTGATCATTTACCCATTTGCTGGGGAATTATACCCTACACAACTAAGAGGAATCGGAATTGGATTTTCAGCTTACGTAGGTGGCTTAGGATTGATTATTATTCCGTTTATTACCTACTtg TTTTTAGGGCTCTGA